A DNA window from Thermogemmata fonticola contains the following coding sequences:
- a CDS encoding (2Fe-2S) ferredoxin domain-containing protein, producing the protein MADASPSPVAASRTPEEGNDPLAAERQRLARIARQLKIGCYHRHVFLCVGGNCCSTEVGTAAWECLKGELKRRNLSLAEGPQACYRTKVDCLRVCTGGPILVVYPEGTWYMGMTAERIPRFVQEHLVEGRPIAEWIFASNPLPLLQEAPAASEE; encoded by the coding sequence ATGGCTGATGCCTCACCTTCACCCGTAGCAGCATCTCGCACTCCAGAGGAAGGGAATGATCCCCTGGCGGCGGAGCGCCAGCGCCTCGCCCGCATCGCCCGCCAGCTCAAAATCGGCTGCTACCATCGCCATGTCTTCCTCTGCGTCGGCGGGAATTGCTGCTCCACAGAAGTGGGAACCGCGGCCTGGGAATGCCTCAAAGGAGAATTGAAGCGCCGCAATCTATCCCTGGCCGAAGGGCCGCAGGCGTGCTACCGCACCAAGGTCGATTGCCTCCGCGTCTGCACCGGCGGACCGATCCTCGTCGTCTATCCCGAGGGAACCTGGTACATGGGCATGACGGCGGAACGCATTCCCCGTTTCGTCCAGGAGCATCTCGTGGAAGGCCGGCCCATTGCTGAGTGGATCTTCGCTTCCAATCCCTTACCGTTGCTGCAAGAAGCGCCCGCCGCCTCGGAGGAATGA
- a CDS encoding calcium-translocating P-type ATPase, PMCA-type: protein MRSLQEITAQYPKATDHGLSEAEVADSRARFGSNRLTPLPRVPAWQKFLEKFDEPIIKILLAASLLKIVVDLFEASMSAGLGMLALVVATGVAGWLWQRLAAWLPSLFFALACVGVAVSIAQGHPSYEGLAVMVAVVLATGVSFLSEYRSDREFEKLNAARESVMVKVVRGGTVHALPLEEVVVGDLILLEMGDEIPADGRVIRANELYVDQSLLTGESEPVRKQPGPAEPAHDDPHDPANVFRGTQVIDGVGYMIVTNVGDDTLLGQIARKLAGEEEEDRETLSREETPEARVQRKLTISKQSTPLQEKLAVLAQLISRVGYAAAIAIFLALLIRGAFFAEPREIFLPETSAQALTVIRHLLSYFVYMVIIIVVAVPEGLPMSVTVSLAVAWRKMSRANSLVRQLVACETIGSATVICSDKTGTLTQNRMQVARYGIGEQVWERRSSRASEEGSSSSEAAAPSEAARRWLLLNAAVNSTANLEERDGRPAVIGNSTEGALLLWLRDGADAGAGPIDYRQWREQYPLIYQLHFSSERKRMTTVTQVDGQAVVLVKGAPEMLLEHSTHYQKADGSVHPLTAEVREAIREQLAAAAREAMRTLAFAHAPLPPHLPADEDVLHAHHDELEQGLIFDGWVAIRDPLREDVQEAIQRCRSAGIEVKMITGDTLETAKAIGREVGLLDSPDALALTHDEFARLSDEEALRILPRLRVLARALPGDKYRLVRLLQQQNHVVAMTGDGTNDAPALKKADVGLAMGLSGTEVAKEASKIVLLDDAFGTIVRGVLWGRALYENIQRFVQFQLTINVSALAIAFLGPFLGLRPPFTVLQLLWINVIMDTFAAIALCSEPPRWRLMEKPPKRRDENIVTREMLVTILGTAAFFVVVMIALLLGMKHYGWFAAGSGPNYEPWEFAPLNVRQVTIFFTVYVFFQVWNQINCRSLDPAESGLHRLWENPQFLLIASLTVIGQVLIVTFGDGIFHVEPLRWTDWLLIAAGTSSVLLFREIARHFRLWFRSPAAALPVRPPLPQRLS, encoded by the coding sequence ATGCGTTCCTTGCAAGAAATCACCGCCCAGTATCCCAAGGCGACGGATCACGGACTGAGCGAAGCGGAGGTAGCAGATAGCCGAGCGCGTTTTGGTTCCAATCGCCTGACGCCCTTGCCGCGCGTGCCCGCCTGGCAGAAGTTTCTGGAGAAATTCGACGAGCCGATTATCAAGATTTTGCTGGCTGCCTCACTGCTCAAGATCGTGGTGGACCTGTTCGAGGCCAGTATGTCCGCGGGGCTGGGCATGTTGGCGCTGGTGGTGGCCACGGGAGTCGCTGGCTGGCTCTGGCAACGTCTGGCGGCGTGGCTGCCCTCCTTGTTTTTCGCCCTGGCCTGTGTCGGGGTGGCCGTCAGCATCGCCCAGGGACATCCCTCCTACGAAGGGCTGGCCGTCATGGTCGCGGTGGTGCTAGCCACCGGCGTGTCCTTCCTGAGCGAGTACCGCAGCGACCGGGAGTTCGAGAAACTCAACGCTGCCCGCGAGTCGGTCATGGTCAAAGTCGTGCGCGGCGGCACGGTGCACGCCTTGCCCTTGGAAGAAGTCGTCGTCGGCGACCTGATTCTCCTGGAAATGGGGGATGAAATCCCTGCCGATGGGCGGGTCATCCGCGCCAATGAGTTATACGTGGATCAGTCGCTGTTGACCGGGGAGAGCGAACCGGTACGCAAGCAGCCGGGACCGGCCGAACCGGCCCATGACGATCCCCACGACCCCGCCAACGTATTCCGCGGCACCCAGGTGATCGACGGCGTCGGCTACATGATCGTCACCAACGTCGGCGATGATACCCTGTTGGGCCAGATCGCCCGCAAACTTGCCGGCGAGGAGGAGGAAGACCGCGAGACCCTCTCCAGAGAGGAGACGCCCGAAGCCCGTGTCCAGCGGAAATTGACCATCTCCAAGCAATCCACCCCGTTGCAGGAAAAGTTGGCCGTCTTGGCCCAGCTCATCAGCCGCGTCGGCTACGCCGCTGCCATTGCCATCTTCCTCGCCTTGCTGATCCGGGGAGCGTTCTTCGCCGAGCCGCGGGAGATTTTCCTGCCGGAAACGTCGGCCCAGGCTTTGACCGTCATCCGCCATTTGCTCTCCTACTTCGTGTACATGGTGATCATCATTGTAGTGGCCGTGCCGGAAGGGCTGCCAATGAGCGTGACGGTCTCGCTGGCGGTTGCCTGGCGGAAAATGAGCCGAGCCAATTCGCTGGTGCGGCAACTGGTGGCGTGCGAGACCATCGGGTCGGCCACAGTCATCTGTTCGGACAAGACAGGCACGCTGACGCAGAATCGGATGCAGGTGGCGCGCTACGGCATCGGGGAGCAGGTGTGGGAGCGTCGCAGCAGCCGGGCATCCGAGGAGGGGTCGTCTTCTTCCGAAGCCGCCGCGCCCTCCGAAGCGGCCCGCCGTTGGCTGCTCCTCAATGCCGCCGTCAACTCCACCGCCAATCTTGAAGAGCGCGACGGCCGCCCTGCCGTCATCGGCAACAGCACCGAAGGGGCCTTGCTCCTGTGGCTGCGCGACGGCGCCGACGCCGGTGCCGGACCCATCGACTACCGCCAGTGGCGCGAACAGTACCCGCTGATCTACCAGTTGCATTTCTCTTCCGAGCGCAAGCGGATGACCACCGTCACGCAGGTGGATGGCCAGGCCGTGGTGCTGGTCAAAGGGGCGCCGGAGATGCTCCTGGAGCACAGCACCCACTACCAAAAGGCGGACGGGAGCGTCCACCCGCTGACAGCGGAAGTGCGCGAGGCCATCCGGGAACAACTGGCCGCCGCCGCTCGCGAAGCCATGCGGACTCTGGCCTTCGCCCATGCTCCCTTGCCCCCCCATCTGCCGGCGGACGAAGACGTCCTCCACGCCCACCACGACGAGCTTGAACAGGGCCTCATCTTCGACGGCTGGGTGGCCATCCGCGATCCCCTGCGGGAAGACGTGCAGGAAGCGATCCAGCGCTGCCGCTCGGCGGGAATCGAAGTGAAAATGATCACAGGCGATACTCTGGAGACGGCCAAGGCCATCGGGCGGGAAGTCGGCTTGCTCGATAGCCCCGATGCTTTGGCTCTGACCCACGATGAATTCGCCCGGCTCAGCGATGAGGAAGCCCTCCGCATCCTGCCTCGCCTGCGGGTGCTCGCCCGCGCCCTGCCAGGAGACAAATACCGCCTCGTCCGGCTGCTTCAGCAGCAAAACCATGTCGTCGCCATGACCGGGGATGGCACCAATGACGCCCCCGCTCTGAAAAAGGCCGATGTGGGACTGGCGATGGGTTTGTCCGGCACGGAAGTCGCCAAGGAAGCCAGCAAGATCGTCCTGCTCGATGATGCGTTCGGCACCATCGTCCGCGGCGTGCTCTGGGGCCGGGCCTTGTACGAAAACATCCAGCGCTTCGTCCAGTTCCAACTGACCATCAACGTCTCCGCCCTGGCCATCGCCTTTTTGGGGCCATTCCTGGGCCTGCGCCCTCCCTTCACCGTCCTGCAACTGCTCTGGATCAACGTCATCATGGACACCTTCGCAGCGATCGCTCTGTGCAGCGAACCGCCGCGCTGGCGCCTCATGGAAAAGCCCCCGAAGCGCCGCGATGAAAACATCGTCACCCGCGAAATGCTCGTGACCATTCTGGGCACCGCTGCCTTCTTCGTCGTAGTCATGATCGCGTTGCTTTTAGGCATGAAGCATTACGGCTGGTTCGCCGCGGGCAGCGGCCCCAACTACGAACCCTGGGAATTCGCCCCCCTCAATGTCCGCCAGGTGACCATCTTCTTCACCGTGTACGTCTTCTTCCAGGTCTGGAATCAGATCAACTGCCGCTCGCTCGATCCGGCGGAAAGCGGCCTGCACCGCCTCTGGGAAAATCCCCAATTTTTGCTCATTGCCTCGCTGACCGTCATCGGACAAGTGCTGATTGTGACCTTCGGTGATGGGATTTTCCACGTCGAGCCGCTGCGGTGGACTGACTGGCTGCTGATTGCGGCCGGAACCTCCAGCGTGCTGCTGTTCCGCGAGATCGCTCGCCATTTCCGCCTGTGGTTCCGATCTCCCGCAGCGGCCCTGCCCGTCCGGCCTCCTTTACCCCAGCGCTTGTCCTGA
- the frr gene encoding ribosome recycling factor: MTTQEILKDAETRMEKALEVFRNDLKGLRTGRASPHLLDPLRVDYYGSPTPIKNIASITCPDAATIVIKPYQAEMLKDIEKAIRASDLGLAPNNDGKVIRLSLPPMSGEQRKKLVQQIKKQAEAAKVACRNIRRDSNKHFDDAEKNKLMTEDERDRGKAKIQDLLKSYEAKIDELAAKKEKEVMEQ; the protein is encoded by the coding sequence ATGACCACTCAGGAAATTCTCAAGGACGCGGAAACGCGGATGGAAAAGGCCTTGGAGGTGTTCCGCAACGATTTGAAGGGCTTGCGCACCGGGCGGGCGTCGCCCCATCTGCTGGACCCCTTGCGGGTGGATTACTACGGCAGCCCGACGCCGATCAAGAACATCGCCTCGATCACCTGTCCGGATGCGGCCACGATCGTCATCAAGCCGTACCAGGCGGAGATGCTCAAGGACATCGAGAAGGCGATCCGGGCGAGCGATCTGGGGCTGGCCCCCAACAACGACGGCAAGGTGATCCGCCTGAGCCTGCCGCCGATGAGCGGGGAACAGCGCAAGAAGCTGGTCCAGCAGATCAAAAAGCAAGCGGAAGCCGCCAAGGTCGCCTGCCGCAACATCCGCCGGGATAGCAACAAGCATTTCGACGATGCCGAAAAGAACAAGCTCATGACAGAAGATGAACGGGATCGTGGCAAGGCCAAGATTCAAGACCTGCTCAAGTCTTACGAAGCCAAAATCGACGAACTGGCAGCGAAAAAGGAAAAGGAAGTGATGGAACAGTAG
- the pyrH gene encoding UMP kinase, translated as MPETHSLVPKYRRVLLKLSGEALGYGGSRLGINLDEVRHMAVQLQRVHQRGVQLAVVVGGGNLLRGAQFTAGGDTIKPATAHYMGMLATVMNGLALQDTLESLGLETRLLSAIRMETVAEPFIRRRALRHLEKGRIVILAAGTGNPFVTTDTAAALRGTELEVDIVLKATRVDGVYSADPELDPNAVKYDHLTYEQVIRDGLRVMDIAAFEMCRQASLPILIFNYKQEGAIERAIAGHRIGTLISA; from the coding sequence ATGCCTGAGACACACTCTCTGGTTCCGAAGTATCGCCGGGTGCTGCTCAAGCTCAGCGGGGAGGCTCTCGGTTACGGAGGCAGCCGCCTGGGGATCAATCTCGATGAAGTGCGGCACATGGCGGTCCAGTTGCAGCGGGTGCATCAGCGCGGGGTGCAACTAGCCGTGGTCGTGGGCGGGGGCAACCTGCTGCGGGGCGCTCAATTCACCGCAGGTGGCGATACCATCAAGCCGGCCACCGCTCACTACATGGGCATGCTCGCCACCGTCATGAACGGCCTGGCCTTGCAAGATACTCTGGAGTCCCTGGGACTGGAAACCCGCCTCCTATCGGCCATCCGCATGGAGACAGTGGCCGAACCCTTCATCCGCCGCCGAGCTTTGCGCCACCTGGAGAAAGGCCGCATCGTCATCCTCGCCGCCGGAACTGGCAATCCCTTCGTCACCACCGACACCGCCGCGGCCCTCCGCGGGACGGAGTTGGAAGTGGACATCGTCCTCAAAGCCACGCGGGTCGATGGCGTTTACTCCGCCGACCCCGAACTGGACCCCAACGCCGTCAAGTATGACCACCTCACCTACGAACAGGTCATCCGGGACGGCCTGCGGGTCATGGACATCGCCGCCTTCGAGATGTGCCGCCAAGCCTCCTTGCCCATCCTCATTTTCAACTACAAACAGGAAGGAGCCATCGAACGCGCCATCGCCGGCCACCGCATCGGAACCCTCATCAGCGCCTAA
- a CDS encoding MJ0042-type zinc finger domain-containing protein — protein sequence MNNLCPACGAAYNIRPTDVGRKVRCKRCGAALVVAPEGLVAEAAAGAAPTDPSAVSPPVPSADPPPAPAPAEAYMEIPVPSLVASPYQRPYPPNNFLAAIGGIPTVLFALGVFFVILFTFMTPIGEAATRRAQARVDLLKWEQDLEIRRLKDKDIEKAAKIAESYLPKLVEASSSAEYTRISNIRSQWYDRYGQLLGFLLLAFGCIGYLRTEQPLVLRIVAAVTLSFMLMVIFVLGVSGGCNSTPVAKMPSPPKLPFPPD from the coding sequence ATGAACAACCTGTGCCCAGCCTGTGGAGCAGCTTACAACATCCGACCTACCGATGTCGGCCGAAAGGTCCGGTGCAAACGTTGCGGGGCGGCTCTTGTGGTCGCCCCGGAAGGTCTGGTCGCGGAAGCGGCAGCCGGGGCTGCCCCTACTGACCCCAGTGCGGTTTCCCCGCCAGTTCCAAGTGCCGATCCGCCGCCTGCTCCGGCCCCAGCGGAAGCCTACATGGAGATACCGGTCCCCTCCCTCGTGGCATCACCGTATCAGCGGCCCTATCCTCCCAACAACTTCCTGGCTGCCATCGGCGGAATACCCACCGTGCTGTTTGCCCTGGGCGTCTTCTTCGTGATCCTGTTCACCTTTATGACGCCAATCGGAGAGGCTGCCACGCGGCGCGCCCAGGCCCGTGTGGACCTGCTCAAATGGGAGCAAGATTTGGAAATACGGCGTCTCAAAGATAAAGACATCGAGAAGGCGGCCAAAATTGCCGAGAGTTACCTCCCCAAACTGGTGGAAGCCAGTAGCAGCGCCGAATATACCCGCATCAGCAACATCCGTTCCCAGTGGTACGATCGATATGGCCAGTTGCTGGGTTTTTTGCTGCTGGCCTTCGGCTGCATCGGCTATTTGCGGACGGAGCAGCCATTGGTCTTGCGGATCGTCGCCGCCGTGACCCTTAGCTTCATGCTCATGGTGATCTTCGTACTGGGTGTATCGGGAGGATGCAATAGCACCCCTGTGGCAAAGATGCCTTCCCCTCCCAAGCTCCCCTTCCCCCCGGATTGA
- a CDS encoding CehA/McbA family metallohydrolase, which yields MVCRSRMGLAAGVVLVLAVPLRGAEGPPVVAVEGQPLAANVERLMQALEFLGAPLEAATARSLRQAVQAQDARRIQEILDQQVLVVVTLNPESRVKAARGPASARLQQAGYTPVLIKVINESTVKKPLNISSPQAGPVYSDPGRQQRDPKADPNIVRRFLQVEMFRSPPMTGQLSGLGVEYVIALIYSRDAGQREATLAFDVGQGTQDLGFRGEVPILFEVRPAIEVRLKVRDFDGTPTVGRFTFTDKWGHVYPPQPKRLAPDFFFQRQIYRADGGTVLLPPGEFEVEYGRGPEYRLKRQRIVIPDKGPVELSFTLERWIHPAAWGWYSGDHHIHAAGCAHYTNPTEGVLPQDMFLHVKGEGLNVGCCLTWGPCYEYQRQFFEARPWSRSEPFTILKYDVEVSGFGSQALGHVCLLNLQDQTYPGSEGTKYKGWPSWTTPLMRWAKAQGAVTGYAHSASGLGVQPEQAARRLLAALDTNRDQQVSPEEARQGLLPLPEPFAAIDRDQDGRLTAEELLQSTRRTLRQLPNLNIPQMDGIGAQEVCVTTAMGVCDFLSAMDTDRIPEWNCWYHILNSGFPLKISGETDFPCISGSRVGQGRVYVQMGKIEALDFAQWCAHLAKGRSYVSDGYAHALEFTVNGVAPGFGTVQLNSPGKVRIRAKVAFGSEVALGTAPGAAVPQGKTRLVELVVNGQVAARQEVPADDQVHEVEWEVPIRKSSWVALRHLPQMHTNPVEVLVGGKPIRASRASALWCAGVIEQLWRMRADHIKPEERPEAEKTFRKAIEIYRQRAAEAEEGS from the coding sequence ATGGTCTGCCGTAGTCGTATGGGATTGGCCGCCGGTGTGGTGCTGGTGCTGGCGGTGCCGCTGCGGGGAGCAGAGGGGCCGCCGGTGGTGGCGGTGGAAGGCCAGCCGTTGGCGGCGAATGTGGAACGGCTCATGCAGGCGCTGGAATTTCTCGGCGCGCCGCTGGAGGCTGCCACCGCCCGGTCGCTGCGCCAGGCCGTGCAAGCGCAGGATGCCCGCCGAATCCAGGAGATTCTGGACCAGCAGGTGCTCGTGGTGGTGACGCTCAATCCGGAGTCGCGGGTCAAGGCCGCCCGCGGACCGGCGTCGGCCCGGCTCCAGCAAGCGGGATACACCCCCGTGTTGATCAAGGTCATCAATGAGAGCACTGTCAAAAAGCCGCTCAACATCAGCAGTCCTCAGGCCGGACCGGTGTACAGCGATCCGGGGCGCCAGCAGCGGGACCCCAAGGCGGACCCGAACATTGTGCGCCGCTTTTTGCAGGTAGAAATGTTCCGCTCGCCGCCGATGACCGGACAGCTTAGCGGCTTGGGGGTGGAATATGTCATTGCCTTGATCTACTCCCGTGATGCTGGCCAACGAGAGGCGACCCTGGCCTTCGACGTGGGCCAGGGGACCCAGGATTTGGGCTTCCGTGGGGAAGTGCCGATCCTCTTCGAGGTCCGCCCGGCTATCGAGGTGCGCTTGAAGGTCCGCGACTTCGATGGCACGCCTACCGTGGGCCGCTTCACCTTCACCGATAAATGGGGGCATGTCTATCCCCCGCAGCCCAAGCGGCTTGCCCCGGACTTTTTCTTCCAGCGGCAGATTTACCGAGCGGATGGAGGAACCGTCCTGCTGCCGCCCGGCGAGTTCGAGGTGGAATACGGCCGCGGACCGGAGTACCGCCTCAAGCGTCAGCGGATTGTCATTCCCGACAAGGGGCCGGTGGAATTGAGCTTCACCCTGGAGCGGTGGATTCACCCGGCGGCCTGGGGCTGGTACAGCGGGGACCATCACATTCACGCGGCGGGCTGTGCCCACTACACCAATCCGACCGAAGGGGTCCTGCCGCAGGACATGTTCCTGCACGTCAAAGGGGAAGGCCTCAATGTCGGCTGCTGCCTGACCTGGGGACCCTGCTACGAGTATCAGCGGCAGTTCTTCGAGGCACGCCCCTGGTCCCGCAGCGAACCGTTCACCATCCTCAAGTATGACGTGGAAGTCTCCGGTTTCGGCTCCCAAGCCCTGGGGCATGTCTGCCTGCTCAATCTCCAGGACCAGACCTACCCCGGTTCCGAAGGAACCAAGTACAAAGGCTGGCCGAGCTGGACGACCCCCTTGATGCGCTGGGCCAAAGCCCAGGGAGCGGTGACCGGTTATGCCCACTCCGCCAGCGGTTTGGGAGTCCAGCCGGAACAAGCCGCCCGTCGGCTGCTCGCCGCCCTCGACACGAATCGGGATCAGCAGGTCAGCCCGGAGGAAGCCCGCCAGGGTTTGTTACCTCTGCCGGAACCCTTTGCCGCCATCGACCGCGATCAGGATGGCCGACTCACGGCGGAGGAATTGCTGCAAAGCACCCGGCGCACCCTGCGGCAACTGCCCAATCTCAACATTCCCCAGATGGACGGCATCGGCGCCCAGGAAGTCTGCGTTACCACCGCGATGGGAGTGTGCGACTTCCTCAGTGCGATGGACACCGACCGGATTCCGGAGTGGAACTGCTGGTACCACATTCTCAACAGCGGCTTCCCGCTGAAAATCTCCGGGGAAACTGACTTCCCCTGCATCTCCGGCAGCCGGGTGGGCCAGGGACGCGTCTATGTGCAGATGGGCAAGATCGAAGCCCTGGACTTCGCCCAGTGGTGCGCCCACCTGGCCAAGGGGCGCTCCTACGTCTCGGATGGTTATGCCCACGCCCTGGAGTTTACGGTCAATGGTGTGGCTCCCGGCTTCGGCACCGTCCAACTGAACTCCCCCGGCAAGGTGCGAATTCGGGCCAAGGTCGCCTTCGGCAGCGAAGTGGCGCTCGGAACTGCTCCGGGAGCGGCCGTTCCCCAGGGGAAAACGCGGTTGGTGGAGCTGGTGGTCAACGGCCAGGTGGCAGCACGTCAGGAAGTCCCCGCCGACGATCAGGTCCATGAGGTGGAATGGGAAGTGCCGATTCGCAAAAGCTCCTGGGTGGCCCTGCGGCATCTCCCCCAGATGCACACCAATCCCGTGGAGGTTTTGGTGGGAGGGAAGCCGATCCGGGCCAGCCGGGCCAGCGCTTTGTGGTGCGCCGGGGTCATCGAGCAACTCTGGCGCATGCGGGCCGACCACATCAAACCCGAAGAACGGCCTGAAGCAGAGAAAACCTTCCGCAAAGCCATCGAGATTTATCGCCAGCGGGCCGCTGAGGCCGAAGAGGGAAGCTGA
- a CDS encoding GTP-binding protein, which produces MALRFVMVGGFLGAGKTTTLGRLARHYQAQGKRVGIVTNDQAAGLVDTVTLRQQGWAVEEVAGACFCCRFDELMQRVGALQAAERPEVILAEPVGSCTDLVATVIQPLRHLYGQQVQVAPYVVLFKPSHGQRILRGPSQEGTKPGGFSPKAAYIFRKQLEEADVIALNRIDELTAAEREELVQLVRQHYPQTPLLCLSARTGEGFDALVEWLEQEGGFGRRILDIDYDIYAAGEAELGWLNAATRWQSSTGFALDEIVLEVVQNLTERCQQQGAEIAHLKGIGWEEGGSYAVANAITSAGGSQLSLASRAIVQQAEVIINARVAVEPEWLAEQLRQVLAAEGQQRNIAVELVQMQSLRPGRPVPTHRYAQAYA; this is translated from the coding sequence ATGGCGCTCCGTTTCGTGATGGTGGGCGGCTTTCTAGGGGCGGGGAAGACGACCACCTTGGGCCGCCTGGCCCGGCACTATCAGGCCCAGGGGAAACGAGTGGGGATCGTGACCAACGATCAAGCTGCTGGCCTGGTGGACACGGTCACGTTGCGCCAGCAGGGGTGGGCAGTGGAGGAAGTCGCCGGCGCCTGCTTCTGCTGCCGCTTTGACGAGCTGATGCAGCGGGTCGGTGCCTTGCAAGCCGCGGAGCGCCCGGAGGTGATTTTGGCGGAACCCGTGGGCAGTTGCACCGATCTGGTGGCGACTGTGATTCAGCCGCTGCGGCATCTCTATGGCCAGCAGGTCCAGGTGGCGCCGTATGTGGTGCTGTTCAAGCCGAGTCACGGCCAGCGCATCTTGCGCGGTCCCAGTCAGGAAGGGACAAAGCCAGGGGGATTCAGCCCCAAGGCCGCTTACATTTTCCGCAAACAGCTTGAAGAAGCCGACGTCATCGCCCTCAATCGGATCGATGAACTGACTGCCGCAGAGCGGGAGGAATTGGTGCAGTTGGTGCGGCAGCATTATCCCCAGACGCCGCTGTTGTGCCTCTCCGCCCGCACTGGCGAGGGGTTTGACGCCCTGGTGGAATGGCTCGAACAGGAAGGGGGATTTGGCCGCCGGATTCTGGACATTGATTACGACATCTACGCGGCGGGAGAAGCCGAGCTGGGCTGGCTCAATGCGGCCACGCGGTGGCAATCCAGCACCGGCTTCGCCTTGGATGAGATTGTCCTGGAGGTAGTGCAAAACCTGACGGAGCGATGCCAGCAGCAGGGGGCGGAAATTGCCCATCTCAAGGGGATCGGGTGGGAAGAAGGGGGGAGCTACGCGGTGGCCAACGCGATCACCAGCGCAGGAGGCAGTCAGTTGAGTTTGGCCAGCCGGGCGATAGTTCAGCAGGCGGAAGTGATCATCAATGCCCGGGTCGCCGTCGAGCCGGAGTGGCTGGCCGAGCAACTCCGACAGGTCCTCGCCGCTGAGGGGCAACAGCGGAACATCGCGGTGGAACTGGTCCAGATGCAAAGCCTGCGCCCCGGCCGCCCCGTGCCCACCCACCGCTACGCCCAAGCCTATGCCTGA